A genomic region of Mesobacillus jeotgali contains the following coding sequences:
- a CDS encoding glycoside hydrolase family 65 protein: MKRLFGIDSWKIVETDLHREDFRLAESITSLGNGHMGMRGNFEETYTGDFHRGSYIAGVWFPDKTRVGWWKNGYPHYFGKVINSTNFIGIKVFVDEEELDLSKAEVKDYYRELDMQHGVLTRCFTVVHNGKETEVEAIRFLSVADKELAAIKYSVTAKNYNGNVTFVPYLDGDVRNEDSNYDEDFWYEISRDSSEHNGSLVMKTKDNPFGTPTFQVATTMQTVVEGNVAKVEVNEKEEYVENVIEVKAEQGQTVTLYKYIAVTTDRDYEAGELVSKGRDVLGRSVEKGFDQLLEEHRNGWLSRWEIADVEISGDDSAQQGIRFNLFQLFSTYYGEDSRLNIGPKGFTGEKYGGATYWDTEAYAIPLYLSTAESEVARNLLIYRHNQLDGAYHNAKQQGLNGALYPMVTFTGVECHNEWEITFEEIHRNGAIAYAIYNYVNYTGDQDYLHEYGIDVLAGISRFWADRVHFNKSKNVYMMHGVTGPNEYENNVNNNWYTNRIAVWTLRYTLEVIESLKQNGHEARLAGLEFSDDELAKWQDIIEKMYFPYDEEKGVFVQHDTFLDKDLMTVDELSAEDRPINQNWSWDKILRSCFIKQADVLQGLYFFNHEFTEEEKRRNFEFYEPMTVHESSLSPSIHAVLAAELGMEEKAYEMYNRTARLDLDNYNNDTEDGLHITSMTGAWLGIVQGFAGMRTAEGTLSFAPFIPKAWNQYSFNIIYRDHYIKVEVNQENVVLTQQGPELAMKLYGEEITIPAEGELTVKLK, translated from the coding sequence ATGAAAAGATTATTTGGGATTGATAGCTGGAAGATCGTCGAAACGGACTTGCATAGAGAAGATTTCCGCCTTGCAGAAAGCATCACAAGTCTCGGAAATGGCCATATGGGCATGCGCGGAAACTTTGAAGAAACATATACTGGAGACTTTCATCGCGGTTCATATATTGCAGGCGTTTGGTTTCCAGATAAGACACGTGTAGGATGGTGGAAAAATGGGTATCCGCACTATTTTGGCAAGGTCATTAACTCAACGAACTTTATCGGCATAAAAGTATTCGTTGACGAAGAGGAACTTGACCTTAGTAAAGCAGAAGTGAAAGATTACTACCGTGAACTTGATATGCAGCATGGTGTCTTGACACGCTGTTTTACAGTCGTCCATAACGGCAAGGAAACTGAAGTGGAAGCAATTCGATTCTTGTCAGTTGCTGATAAAGAACTGGCTGCGATCAAGTATTCAGTTACTGCCAAGAACTATAATGGAAACGTTACCTTTGTTCCTTATCTTGATGGAGACGTGCGCAACGAAGATTCCAACTATGATGAAGACTTCTGGTATGAAATTAGCAGGGATTCTTCAGAACATAATGGCAGTCTTGTAATGAAAACGAAAGACAATCCATTTGGTACCCCAACGTTCCAGGTTGCGACAACTATGCAAACGGTTGTCGAAGGAAATGTAGCTAAGGTCGAAGTCAATGAAAAAGAAGAATACGTAGAAAATGTGATTGAAGTTAAGGCTGAGCAGGGACAAACTGTAACCCTTTACAAGTATATTGCTGTAACAACAGATCGTGACTATGAAGCTGGCGAGCTTGTTTCTAAAGGCCGTGACGTCCTAGGTCGTTCTGTTGAAAAAGGCTTTGATCAGCTATTGGAAGAGCACAGAAATGGCTGGCTAAGCCGCTGGGAAATCGCTGATGTAGAAATCTCCGGTGATGACTCTGCGCAGCAGGGAATCCGTTTCAACTTGTTCCAGCTGTTCTCTACTTATTATGGAGAAGATTCGCGTTTGAACATTGGACCTAAAGGTTTTACAGGTGAAAAGTACGGCGGTGCGACATACTGGGATACAGAAGCTTACGCAATTCCGTTATACTTGTCTACTGCAGAATCAGAGGTTGCACGCAACCTGTTGATTTACCGCCACAACCAGCTTGATGGCGCATACCACAACGCGAAGCAGCAGGGACTTAACGGTGCACTTTACCCAATGGTTACTTTTACAGGCGTCGAGTGCCACAATGAGTGGGAAATCACGTTTGAAGAGATCCACCGTAACGGCGCAATTGCTTACGCGATTTATAACTATGTGAACTATACTGGAGATCAAGATTATCTTCATGAATATGGAATCGATGTGCTTGCCGGCATCTCCCGGTTCTGGGCAGACCGCGTCCACTTCAATAAGTCCAAGAACGTCTACATGATGCACGGCGTAACAGGACCGAACGAATACGAAAACAATGTCAACAACAACTGGTATACAAACCGTATCGCTGTCTGGACGTTGCGCTACACGCTTGAAGTCATCGAATCCTTGAAGCAAAATGGCCATGAGGCGCGCCTTGCAGGCCTTGAATTCTCAGATGATGAGCTTGCGAAATGGCAGGATATCATTGAAAAAATGTACTTCCCGTACGATGAAGAAAAAGGTGTATTCGTCCAGCACGATACATTCCTTGATAAAGACCTGATGACTGTTGACGAGCTTTCAGCTGAAGACCGCCCGATCAACCAGAACTGGTCATGGGATAAAATCCTGCGCAGCTGCTTCATCAAACAGGCAGATGTTCTTCAAGGCTTGTACTTTTTCAATCACGAGTTTACAGAAGAAGAGAAGCGCCGCAACTTCGAATTCTATGAGCCTATGACAGTCCATGAGTCATCACTGTCTCCAAGTATCCACGCAGTCCTTGCTGCAGAGCTTGGCATGGAAGAGAAGGCATACGAAATGTACAACCGCACGGCGCGCCTTGATCTTGATAACTACAATAACGATACAGAAGACGGCCTGCACATCACAAGCATGACAGGTGCATGGCTGGGCATCGTCCAGGGCTTCGCGGGCATGCGTACGGCTGAAGGCACACTATCTTTTGCGCCGTTCATCCCTAAAGCATGGAACCAGTACAGCTTCAACATCATCTACCGCGACCACTACATCAAGGTAGAAGTGAACCAGGAAAACGTCGTCCTCACACAGCAAGGACCAGAACTTGCAATGAAGCTTTACGGCGAGGAAATCACAATTCCAGCAGAAGGCGAACTAACTGTAAAATTGAAATAA
- a CDS encoding heme-copper oxidase family protein: MSIRFLKVAAVYFVIAIILGIVMGIAHDFTLTSVHAHLNLLGWVSMALFGIIYYLFPAAGNSKLASTHFWLHNIGVPVMQGGITLSMLIGGVIFTVFAILGSLVIVVGGILFLVNVFKHVKA, from the coding sequence ATGAGCATACGATTTTTAAAGGTTGCTGCGGTCTATTTTGTCATTGCTATTATTCTAGGAATTGTTATGGGGATCGCACATGACTTCACACTTACCTCGGTGCATGCCCATTTAAATCTGCTTGGCTGGGTATCAATGGCCCTGTTCGGGATCATTTATTATCTTTTTCCTGCAGCAGGAAACAGCAAGCTCGCCTCTACGCATTTCTGGCTGCATAACATCGGGGTGCCCGTCATGCAAGGTGGGATCACATTATCCATGTTGATAGGGGGAGTCATTTTCACCGTCTTCGCCATCCTTGGATCACTGGTCATCGTTGTTGGAGGCATACTGTTCTTGGTGAATGTGTTTAAGCACGTCAAGGCGTGA
- a CDS encoding choice-of-anchor J domain-containing protein, with translation MKSKILSILTTGALALSLVAPVTAVPEAEAATTAKWDIERYGDRVDIDSRLDQLSKDEDFLKKAEQSIKEQAKGIQLDETAGSESGAADSHFTYDGGTKKFLDRNLKFKDFTLRSVGENVEIWVANNLAFPEGDPRPAHVVTQEQVDKLREEFDSNIYPKATEFFGTPDHHDGSHSPLIEWGYFPEGYYETSDKVVMLVDNVQDDNYNDPNYPFFVAGFFWQTLENYMDRNIITIDTNSWETRLESTFFGTTIHELQHLIHADNDAAEETWINEGMSTFSEYLGGYGHDDRSINFYLDHPENSLVNWDDHRTATTGPETIADYGQVYLFTLYMNDKYGKEFIRDLATSDVIGIDGVNKTLAKHGYTEDFTQVYQNFITALALDSNQPGEGVYNFDSIDLRNLTVDNEGTKRGYTVDYQGALEFEKDGIPAWGGDFKQLDFEDKIDGISFDGVDFLPTLWEAVADPTDETNRVLWGNKGDEADNTLIFEADLSNVTNATLNFDQYLDIEEHWDFGVVQVSTDGGQTWTSLTNENTTSDVVEEGYPKIKENVPGFTGNVKEWTNETFDLSGYAGQKVLVSFRYLTDWGYNDSGWFIDNVSIPEIGFSQDGSSTDAFTSMNEILGKYVEYTVTFINEKQAAGKKPVYKVVTVDPFNVTEEDALQLRQLFKDGKNYMITSYAAPADDKNPVDFSYEVQLREKELKK, from the coding sequence ATGAAATCGAAAATACTATCGATCTTAACAACAGGAGCATTGGCTCTTTCACTGGTTGCACCAGTAACAGCTGTACCAGAGGCTGAGGCCGCTACAACAGCAAAATGGGATATTGAACGATATGGGGACAGGGTTGACATTGACAGCCGTTTGGACCAGCTTTCAAAGGACGAGGATTTCTTGAAGAAAGCAGAGCAATCCATCAAGGAACAGGCAAAGGGCATCCAGCTTGATGAAACAGCTGGATCAGAAAGCGGTGCTGCCGACAGCCATTTTACCTACGATGGCGGAACGAAAAAGTTTTTGGACAGAAATTTGAAGTTTAAAGACTTTACACTACGAAGTGTCGGAGAAAATGTCGAGATTTGGGTAGCAAACAATCTTGCATTTCCTGAGGGCGACCCAAGACCTGCGCATGTAGTGACCCAGGAGCAGGTCGATAAGCTGCGCGAGGAGTTTGACAGCAATATTTACCCTAAGGCAACGGAATTCTTTGGAACTCCAGACCATCATGATGGATCACATTCTCCGTTGATTGAATGGGGCTATTTCCCTGAGGGATACTATGAAACTAGCGATAAAGTCGTCATGCTGGTAGATAATGTTCAAGATGATAACTACAACGATCCAAACTATCCATTCTTCGTTGCCGGCTTCTTCTGGCAGACTCTAGAAAACTACATGGATCGCAATATCATCACAATCGACACAAACAGCTGGGAAACCCGATTGGAAAGCACATTCTTTGGAACAACAATCCATGAATTGCAGCACTTAATCCATGCCGATAATGACGCTGCTGAAGAAACATGGATCAATGAAGGGATGTCCACTTTCTCAGAATACCTTGGTGGATATGGACACGATGATCGTTCTATCAACTTCTATCTTGACCATCCGGAAAATTCCCTAGTGAACTGGGATGATCATCGTACAGCAACAACTGGTCCAGAAACGATTGCAGATTATGGACAAGTATATCTTTTCACGCTTTATATGAACGATAAATATGGAAAAGAGTTTATCCGGGACCTTGCTACAAGTGATGTAATCGGCATTGACGGGGTAAACAAAACGCTTGCGAAGCATGGTTATACAGAAGACTTCACACAGGTATATCAAAATTTCATCACAGCACTTGCACTAGACAGCAACCAGCCTGGAGAAGGTGTCTATAACTTTGACAGCATCGACCTTCGTAATCTTACAGTTGACAACGAAGGTACTAAGCGTGGCTATACAGTGGATTATCAAGGCGCACTTGAATTTGAAAAAGATGGCATTCCAGCATGGGGCGGAGATTTCAAACAGCTTGACTTCGAGGACAAAATCGATGGCATTTCCTTTGATGGTGTCGACTTCCTACCAACATTATGGGAAGCAGTAGCAGATCCAACAGATGAAACGAACCGTGTGCTTTGGGGCAACAAGGGTGATGAAGCAGACAATACATTGATTTTTGAAGCAGATCTTTCAAATGTCACAAACGCTACTTTGAACTTCGATCAATATCTTGATATCGAAGAGCACTGGGATTTCGGTGTAGTCCAAGTTTCAACTGACGGCGGGCAGACATGGACAAGTCTTACTAATGAAAATACTACTTCAGATGTAGTCGAAGAGGGTTATCCAAAAATCAAGGAAAACGTGCCAGGGTTCACCGGAAACGTAAAAGAATGGACAAATGAAACTTTTGATTTAAGCGGATATGCAGGACAGAAGGTTCTTGTATCTTTCCGTTACCTGACTGACTGGGGCTATAATGACTCTGGCTGGTTCATTGATAACGTCTCTATTCCGGAAATTGGCTTCAGCCAGGACGGTTCATCTACGGATGCGTTCACGTCAATGAATGAGATTTTAGGCAAGTACGTTGAGTACACAGTGACTTTCATCAATGAAAAACAGGCTGCTGGCAAAAAGCCAGTTTACAAGGTAGTGACGGTCGATCCGTTCAATGTAACTGAAGAGGATGCACTCCAGCTGAGACAGTTATTCAAGGATGGCAAGAACTATATGATCACAAGTTATGCGGCACCAGCTGATGATAAGAACCCGGTAGACTTCAGCTATGAAGTTCAATTACGAGAAAAGGAATTAAAAAAGTAA
- a CDS encoding MFS transporter: MKKTQEISEKKLLGIAGLGWMFDAMDVGILSFIIAALQVDWNLTGKEMGWIGSVNSIGMAVGAFVFGLLADRIGRKNVFIITLLLFSVGSGISAMATTLSFFLLLRFFIGMGLGGELPVASTLVSESVPAEKRGRVVVLLESFWAAGWLVAALISYFIIPKFGWQMALILSALPAFYALYLRINLPDSPRYLAVSKKERLTMKESIAEVWSREHFRKTAMLWILWFSVVFSYYGMFLWLPSVMVMKGFTLIKSFQYVLIMTLAQLPGYFTAAWLIERAGRKFVLVVYLIGTALSAYFFGTADTLALLITAGVLLSFFNLGAWGALYAYTPEQYPTTIRGSGAGMAASFGRIGGIIGPLMVPYLSAQNLSITAIFTVFCIAILIGAAAVFFWGTETKQKELA, translated from the coding sequence ATGAAAAAGACACAGGAGATTTCTGAAAAAAAGCTGCTCGGCATTGCCGGGCTGGGCTGGATGTTCGATGCGATGGATGTGGGGATCTTGTCCTTTATCATCGCCGCATTGCAGGTCGACTGGAATTTGACGGGTAAGGAAATGGGCTGGATCGGCAGCGTGAACTCAATCGGTATGGCTGTCGGTGCATTTGTATTTGGCTTGCTTGCTGACCGGATTGGCCGGAAAAATGTCTTCATCATTACGTTATTGCTTTTCTCGGTAGGTAGCGGGATTTCCGCAATGGCAACAACTCTGTCGTTCTTTTTATTGCTAAGGTTTTTTATTGGAATGGGACTTGGCGGAGAGCTTCCGGTTGCATCTACTCTTGTTTCGGAGAGTGTGCCTGCTGAAAAACGGGGGCGTGTCGTCGTCCTTCTCGAGAGCTTCTGGGCTGCAGGTTGGCTTGTCGCAGCTTTAATCTCATACTTTATCATTCCAAAATTCGGCTGGCAAATGGCGTTAATTCTTAGTGCCCTGCCGGCATTTTATGCGCTGTACCTTCGTATAAATCTGCCGGATTCACCAAGGTACCTGGCAGTTTCCAAGAAGGAAAGACTGACAATGAAGGAAAGCATTGCTGAGGTCTGGTCAAGGGAACACTTCAGGAAAACGGCGATGCTCTGGATTTTATGGTTCAGCGTGGTATTTTCCTATTATGGAATGTTCCTCTGGCTGCCGAGCGTGATGGTCATGAAAGGCTTCACCTTGATCAAGAGCTTCCAATATGTATTGATCATGACCCTGGCACAGCTACCAGGATATTTCACAGCCGCGTGGCTAATTGAAAGAGCAGGGAGGAAGTTCGTGCTGGTTGTCTATTTAATAGGAACAGCACTGAGCGCCTATTTCTTCGGAACGGCAGACACGCTTGCATTGCTGATCACTGCGGGTGTTCTGCTGTCATTCTTCAACCTGGGTGCGTGGGGAGCGTTATACGCTTATACACCAGAACAATATCCAACAACAATCCGCGGATCCGGTGCAGGAATGGCTGCATCCTTTGGCCGAATCGGCGGGATAATCGGACCACTGATGGTTCCGTATTTATCAGCGCAAAATCTATCCATCACTGCCATCTTCACGGTTTTCTGTATAGCCATTCTGATTGGTGCTGCCGCAGTATTCTTCTGGGGTACGGAAACGAAGCAGAAGGAACTTGCGTAA